ATAGCCAATAATAACTATATTTAACTATAAAGGGTCACTTAGAGTATCTGTTGAAGATGCCCATATCATGCCATGCACACATTTCAGAAACATGGTCATATGAATTGGATAAAACAGCAGCCACAAAGAACCCAAAATGCAACAGGCCAAATTACACCATGTAATTTATTGGTGTTTATAGCGAGTTAGTGCTTAGGGTCAAACAATAGAAGTCCCCCAGCTCCTTGAAGCGATTGACTGGATGAGCATAACAGACTGGAGTGATTAATACTCGATGAGTTTTAACTCCTCATCTCTCCTCTCTAAAGTTTCTTCGCAGCTGTAGGCTAAGAGGGAATTGGTACTCCCTCAAAAGTCAGTAAACCAAAAGGCAATATATATTTGACTCTTTTTACAATGTCATTTCCCTTTATGTGGGATACGCCAATGGCCATGGCTTAAATGGGACACTTGAACattaaaaaagttaacaaaGAATAACCTGCTTTCCAGGAGAAGCTCTTTTGCCATCTGGTTTGCCCATTGCTAGCTCCTCAATAACCAACCCATTTGGAAAGGTTCTCACTTGAGATGACTTGgcttcactttctttttcttctatctcCTGATTTCTCATAGCAGAAGCAGTTTGATTTGTATTAGTTCCCCCTTCACTCTCCTGTGGtgttgtcttcttcttcttctttttcttcttctttttctcctccgAGGAATTTTTGCCAGGAACAAGGTCCATATCAACATCAAGGTCCCTGTGTGAGTGGACAGCAAAAggcccaaataaataaaaatgtaaacaGCACacttaaaaagagagagactaATAACAAATAGAAAGTAAACCCATTTCCAAGGTATCAGTCATTCacaatcttttaatttatctAGTAGAGGTAGGTACATCTTTAAATGCATGGGCAATCCTGGGTAGGAAAGCTTGATTAGCCATGCAGGATATAGTATAAGTAGGTTGATGTTAGTTAAGCTGGGTTAACATTCACATCAAATCAGTGAAACAGAAAGAGGAGAGAGTTGAGAAACTGAACCTTTCCAACTCAAGAAACAgtaaagaaacaaaagagagaTACACCATATGATAAATACATTGACCTGTATGGACTTAATAGTATAAACAATGAGAAATCTGTTCTCACTTCTTGTTAGATAGCTTCTGATCACCGTCATTCTCAACAGGCGAAACCCGGTTCAAGTTGGGGCTCCTCTTCGACTCCTCAGGCCGCTTCTCATGCTCAATAGGCACATTGATCTCAGTGTCATTACCAGATTCAAGAGCTTCTGCCCCTTTAACCTgctctttttgtttcttgtttttcctcttttgcCTGACAGTGTTTTCAAAAATAACTTATTATCGATGCACTGAATTAACTATTTCACAAGTTTGCAAACCCACACAAATAATATGAGAGAAACAACCTCAGTTAGGGAACAATCTCCCCACATGCATCAAGTACAGAATAAATAACATAAGTTCCAACcaaataacaaagataaaagcaaaaacaaaaaagcaccAATTGGAAGCAAGCGTAAACGGTAACACAAAATGGTGTATCTATCACACCTTTCTTGGTGATCATCCTGGTCAACGCTTTCAACCTTTCTTTTTAAGCCAgtagcatcatcatcatcttttgctttcttctttttcttcttcttggctttctcatttgttttgtcttctgtCTGTTCAGCTTCTCCCTCGGGCTCCTGAATGTTTGAGTTGCTTTTATCTGTGGTAGAAACAGGAAAAccatcttcatcttcactttCCAAAACTGGGACTCCACGATTCTTGGCTACAAGTTGTTGGGATTCTCTATGATCCTTGGAGTCACTtgatttattcttcttttttcgaTGTAGCTGGCCATTACCATTTGTAGGCTTATCATCATCCACAATTTCCTCTATTACAACTGCAGGGGGGGAAAAAAAGTAAGAGGCAGCACATATTTTAAGTGCAATATAGAACATATTAATGACCATTTGATTGTAAGTCTTGCACATCAAAGAATTAACAAGAAACTTCTGAGGCAATAGTATGATCACAAAGGCAGTTCAATGAGACTATCTTAATGTAGTGAAACATATTAAAACATCAGCTTTAGAGTACATGATATTTGATAGAGATGCAAGTTGGGTCAGGTTCGGTAGAATTTCAAAACTTGTATAGGCTTGGCCGATTTTGTCAAAGAAAGTAGGTTTTGGGGGTTCATTGATTAGTACACCTCCAGTGCTGGTAAGGTCGGGACAGCGGTCATCCAtcaatttatatgaaaaaaaaaattcccaccAATTTGATGCTTCCTTTTATACCAAGGCTATACCAATTTATATGAAACACAGTAAATAGCTCATATACGGTAGCTTGGAAGATGTAGACCACACAAGCagcaagaagaaaaatgaatctTAAAATTATATGGTGGTCAAAGTTAGAGAAGTCTTCCAAAACGTCAAAATACCTCCACTGTTTGGAATAGGTGAAGGCGGGTAAACTTCAATATCACTGTCATCAATGAAGTCTTCATCATAGTCACCTTCAGAATCAAACTCAGATGAGTCCTCCGTCTCAGTCTCAGCAATATCCTCCCCAGAAGTATCTCTTCACATAGTAGTAAAAGAAATACATAACAACAGCAAAACAAAGTCTTAAATATTATTACCCACTCCCTTCAATAATATCCCACCAATTAtatgcagaaaaagaaaaggaatttcCATAGAAACTGTAAACAGATAAAATGTACATTTGAATCGATTTCAAGATATTAATCAAAAGGATACAATTCATAGTCATCTTGAATGAGACCTCCATCATCAGCCACAAAATAACCCGAGACATGGATGCTTCGGGGGCCAATCACCGAGAAGGCTAATAAATCATCATTCTCAAATTCAAGATTTAAGGGGCAGCACTCATTCTTATCCGGTAacaaagaacacaaaaaaattggattctTGTGTCCTACAAAACACTGAAGTATGCACCTCTCTGTTGACGAGCCGAGGCCTAATGTTGCCTGAATTAGCACACAACATAGATTAACAAGTAgattgaaaattaataaattaaaaaataataatctaaaCCTTCAGTGATCATAACACCCAGTTCAATAAATTTCTAAAATCCCCAACTTACAAAACTTTGACGGACAAATTATAGCAGCTAATATAAGCAATTCACGtttaaaactaattttcaaattctcAAATAACCAATTCAGGAAAAATCTCAATCCCCCAAAAGCATATAGTTTCATACAGATGTAAGAACTCTGAATGATCTTCATACCCTAGTAAATTATTTCATCAAATAAGAAACAAGCAAATTTGTTccttaattatcttttttacctttgttttgcattgtccaggaaaaattaaagatattttGTCTCATATAACCCCAATTTAAGCCAAATAAAAGCGTGTACAGGTAAGTTATGTCATAGTTCCAAATCATCTTAAAGAAATTCAAAGACTTTTGCACTTCCAGTATTACCTTCCATGAATAGTCCAATTAAAACTTATGCGTTTATTTTCCGGGAAAAATATCAAATCATAAGgctttttttaacaaataataatagcTATGAAGAAgctaaaatttttcaaaatgtcaatatcgaatttgtaaaaaatttccaGACCTTAAAAGAACTATGAGTTTGATTGAGCTGCGGGAACAGACCTGAGTAATGTGAAGCTTTCCTTGCACATTGTCCGAGTTATAAGGGTGTGGTTTGCCCCGTTTGACTTCAATTCCTGAGGACCAAAATGAGAAGCACACGCACAAAGATAAATACAAACAATGAATAATTCTGGagcaaaccaaaacaaaacgcTCTGTTCGGTTGCCGAGAAATCATGGAAAAATGTATGAATGCTATGGAATCCTATTACGAActccattttctttcttatattttcttttaggGCGGTTCTCAGCTGCCAAACACGTCAGGGAAAAaatctgaaaataaaataaaattgaagcaAGAAAATTAAACGGGATAATGGAAATTGATCAGGAAACTGACCCcaaaaacccatttttttttcggGTAAAACCGGTTCGGACAGTCGAATGAACGCGAAGCTTTCCTAAAACCCTAGACGAAGAGCATAGCCCTGGCTCTTAAAACCCTAATAACCAGCGAGCTAGGGTTTCTACCGATGGTGCACGGGTAATGCATGCGACCCTGGTCATGAGGGAACACGTGCCACTATAATGTTTGGTCACCAGTGGTGTTACGGGATTTTTGTGAGATGGACACGTGTCATGAACGAACAAGATGGCGCGAAGCAGTAATTTTTGAACCGTTGGAGACAAGGTGAAGTGTAAAtgttataagagaaaaatataaaaaagtctctCAAATTAtcagtcgtttgcaatataattgATGATGTTTAAAATGTGTTAAAGTAGCTTCCAAcctatcaaaatatataaaaaatgccacttatttttttatatttctataatacccatattcttttaacaaataaaataataaaataatcgtaaaaaaaaacaaacaatttttttaaaaaaaaaaatccaataggcgaataaaaaccaaaaaagaagaagagttttttggaataaataataagtaaTTAGTTATTATAGTTGGCCTAAACTACAAATTgtttcatgtcgtattaaagtaaaatcaaaggtacggTTCTTgggatattccaaaaaaaaaaaagtaataaagtagtctatcaaactaccaaattgattttactttaatatgacatgaaaaaatttgcaatttaagccaactacagtgactaattatttatttatttcaattttttttttgtatttattcgtccattggtttttttttaattgttttttttttacaattattttattactttatttattaaaagaataggggtattatgggaatataaaaaaataagtggcatttttgatacattttggtagtttggaggctaCTTTAATACCTGTCGAACATTGAGAGCCTATATTGCAAGCGGCTGGTAGTTttgagggcttttttatattttttccatgttataaaatctctaaaattctcAATAGAGATTATATAGCAAACTAGACAAGTCTAGAGTGTCCATAGAATTTTACATACTCTCTAAAATAGCAAACTagacatttctctctctctctctctaaatccATAATTTCTAGGGTTACCATCAAAAACCCTAGAACTTGAAGTGTACAAATTCTAAGGACACTCTAATAGCCTCGTAAGTAACAAAGAAGTGCTCTATAGTTTGTAAAATTGTGCTAAGTTATAGCAGACAACTCTCATTTTATTTAGTTGTGCTAAGTTATAGTTTATATGAATAAGTATAGTTTGTGGGAAGTGAGAGCAGTGttatttgccaaaaaatattttaatggaaGTCATACATGGAATTTGAGGGAATTTATTGAGGGTAAAAATCGTAGGTCCATACACAAAGTTAGAATCGTCGAGGTAAATGATGCTTTGAGGATGATGCATAAGCTTATGAGTTACAACATGAAACTTTTTAGAGAATGATTAAGACGGTATAGAGTTACAACATTAAACTTTTTAGAGAATGATTAAGACGGAAAATGCTATAATTCTTCATGTGGTTCTCCTGATTCTATGTGGATATAGTTCTTCATGTGGTTTTCCTAATCCTATGTGGATACAGTTCTTCATGTGGTTCTCTTGATCCTCTGTGAATATTAGtacgtttttttaaaaatgtatccaaaaaaaaacttgttcttaatttttttttttttttagaaaataacacCCACCTATAACCAGGTAAATACTATAAGAACACATAGCATTTCCCATTTAAAACATAATGTGTTGAGGAACGAAATGtgagcaaaaaaaatatatattaacaacgGTTACAAATATTACGAGAAAGGAAACTCCAGTCAAGAATTAAGTCGTTCTTGGAAAAGAATAATACATTCTTACTACAAAGATCTCTTCCATGTATAGAAAAGTCACACAATTAATGTTTAATTTCTCCTTCATTCGTCTCTCACAAGCTGTCTGGTTTTATCATAATGCAACAATCAATGTTGGTGATTTTATTTGATCTTATGCCAGGAGGGTCTACCATGGAAGTGATTCTCCTAATAAGGTGTTTAGCGGAGGAATATAAAGAAATGAGTAAAGATCTCATGTGGTTTTTTGGACTTAGAGAaagcatattaattaattataggaTACCTAAAGAGGTAATATGGTGGGCTTTGGAAGGTCTTTGAAAGTGATTAAGGATATGCACGGACACATTTTATATCAAGAACAACAGTTTGGAGGGACCTTTAAAATCCACTGTTCTTTTAGATTCGGCCCAAAATGGCCCAAACATTTTGGCTATTTTAGTTAAAGATTTGTTATCATTTGTGGTGGCCCAGGCAAGGTCcgtaaaaatcaaatttttatcctTTGAGCAAGGGCGGAATCAAAATTGCCCCCCCCCCAACCCATCTACATAGGTCCGCCCCTGCCTCTAAATGAACTGGAACGAACCAGTTGGTATAAATAAAACGGCAAAATTGTATAACAAAATGTGAAAGGATACTTTTGTCCTTATTTTAAAACCAACCGAATCCcttccagttcaaatgaactagagaggatTCTTGTCCAAAAAAACAACTGGGATGAATTGATATTCCCCAatcaaggaaacaaaaatggCGCAGGTTGAGCACTCACTATTAGATAaagattttcaataattttggACAGTAATTGTAAGATAATTTATATCGGATCCATATGTCTGACTATACGTAGCtaaacaactcaaaaattaTTTGAACAAGTGGATCATATATAAATTCTCTCACACtttattgttcaaattttcaacaacaaattattgaaaatcCTGATCCGGCCCCGGCTATCTAGCTCTAAATTAGAATAAAAGGCTATTGTCTATTCACATAGAGAAATGgaaataaccattttttttttttttttttggcatttgagAATCCAGTGATTAGAATAGGGGATGCAACAGCAATGACGTttattcatctcttttttttctttttctttttctttttcttttttaatttcatattagtcTAGAAATAGTTGTTGTAACACGGATTTTGGCAACATTCAActacaatttgatacaattaaTTGTGATTGTATTAAATGTAATGAGTAGCTCTCACTGTTTGTGCAGTACTCTACTGATCGTATGTTCCAATATGTCAACTTACATTAATTACATGTGTGATAGTTGTGGTTTAACTACTTATTAGGGGACCAATTTACTGTTGAATTATAGTACGAGTAACAATAATCCGAGTTGAAAATTAAGTGATGTTTCTTCGAGTCTACTCAACTTatgttaattaatataaaatagttaTGGTTTACACTAGTAATTCTCCGTCAAGTTAGCTGAGTATTGAATTTTCGAGCTTAGCTCGGCTGAAAACGCATGTTTAAATTGGCTCAAACTTGAGTAAGCTTTGAACATGTGTTCAAATTCAACTTACAAAGCCCCTAGTCAATATTGAATTTGGATAGGGCACTTAGCTGAGTCCTTATCGACTATTCAACCAGTTTGGttcgatttttaaaaaaaataccataaaaggaTTGTGGTGAGCAATGAAATTGACGATGTGAAGGAAGGAATGATCACACTATATGCGATTATAATACATCAAAATGAGAACACGGGGAGGCCTTatacactaccaaaaaaaaaaaaaaaaaaccacaaatagTGACGACTGGCTTAATGTTGTT
This window of the Corylus avellana chromosome ca5, CavTom2PMs-1.0 genome carries:
- the LOC132183381 gene encoding peptidyl-prolyl cis-trans isomerase FKBP53, coding for MGFWGIEVKRGKPHPYNSDNVQGKLHITQATLGLGSSTERCILQCFVGHKNPIFLCSLLPDKNECCPLNLEFENDDLLAFSVIGPRSIHVSGYFVADDGGLIQDDYELDTSGEDIAETETEDSSEFDSEGDYDEDFIDDSDIEVYPPSPIPNSGVVIEEIVDDDKPTNGNGQLHRKKKNKSSDSKDHRESQQLVAKNRGVPVLESEDEDGFPVSTTDKSNSNIQEPEGEAEQTEDKTNEKAKKKKKKKAKDDDDATGLKRKVESVDQDDHQERQKRKNKKQKEQVKGAEALESGNDTEINVPIEHEKRPEESKRSPNLNRVSPVENDGDQKLSNKKDLDVDMDLVPGKNSSEEKKKKKKKKKKTTPQESEGGTNTNQTASAMRNQEIEEKESEAKSSQVRTFPNGLVIEELAMGKPDGKRASPGKQVSVHYIGKLKDNGKIFDSNVGRAPFKFRLGIGQVIKGWDVGVNGMRVGDKRRLTIPPPMGYGAQRAGKIPPNSWLMFDVELVDVR